AAGTTAGCACCTAGTGTTGCCAGTGTCGATACCAAACCATTGGAAGATTCCAAAAGAAATCTTATTAATCAATCAAACTTTAGACCGAggctttatttattattaggtATTATAATCAAACCATAGAttgtctttatttatatatttttttgataagtaagaaagatGTAACTTCAAAAAATTGCTTTATGCAAGGGAGtgcaaagaaaaccaaagattatagaaaaagagagaaaagcagAAACAGAAAAGAGAAGCTAattacaaagagagagagagagagagagagagagagagagagagagagagcatgctaaggaacaaaggaaaagaataattagatgtgagtccccaagccctagaccaatcaTAAAGGGAACCAGTAAAAAGAGCAAGCAACTAGTCATCGGATCTATCTAAGTCCTCAAAAGTCCGCCGATTGCGtgccttccaaatacaccacatcaaacacaatGGAACTATATTCCAAATGTTAGATGAGTGCTTCCCCAAcaaattccaccaaccaaagagGAAATCTACCACCGTTCTTGAGAGAACCCACAAAATCTCAAAAGTTCTAAAGACATAGCTCCACCGCTGATGAACCTTTCCACAGTTTAACAACAAATGATTCACTGTCTCCCCACAACAACGACACCTAATGCACCAGTCAACAAAATCAAAGCTTCTACTTTGCAAGTTATCACCCGTGAGAATCCTATCCCATGCGACTgcccaaacaaagaaagagacacCTCGGGGTGCCTTAACTTTCCAaatacctttccaaggaaaaacAACGAAAGACGAACCACGTAACTTATGATAAAACAAATAGACAATAAAATCTCCATTCTTCGTCAACTTTCAtctcaattattgaattactGAATTACTAAAATAGCCTTGACtctaagaaataaaataaaatactaacatttttaaaataaaaaatactagtaAACTAAGTTGTGCTATTCTCACAAGCACAAAggaataaaaaacaagaaaattttttcatttttggattttatatataaatattcatttttggattttatatataaatataaaatctgAACGAAAAATTAGAGAAACATGCCCAAGTgtaacttattaatatttttactaatatttaaaaataaagtgaaaatgcaaaaacaacCCAGGGGTTTCATTTCTTCCCTATTACTCCATGAGGTTTCTATATCCGCCAAATTAACCTCTAGGACTAAGTTTTGTTAGTTCTTATGAACAGATAATCATGTGACCATCACATAAACCCATAAACACATTAAGAAGACTTAGAAACTGATTCACACCACTAGTATTGTGACTGTTATGTGATTTTTCCGTCCataaaacttaatgaaagatAGTCTCAAGGGTCAATATGGCAAACATAAAAACCTTAGGGAGGGGTGTTTTGCAATTGACCCAAACCCCTTAGAGGAAATTTAGCTGTTAAAGTAGGTCTAAAGTATTCCATGTGCTTATGTTAAGGCTTGGACTCCGGCcacatatcatttttttataaatattttgtattaaaaaaattaattaataatataattgaagATACCAAGCATTCTATGTCTAATCTCAAGTTATTCTTTTTCCAAACTTTATTGGACTAGCTGACTGCCTTGaggcatttttctttcttttctattgtTGATTTATTAGATTTATGCAATTTTTGTAACTGATTGTTAGTATATTTCCTTTATACTTGGGTGGctcctttatatatattattacctTCAATGAACCAATTATGCCTTTGACCCTTGTTGATGCGAGAGCACAACCATAATTACTttggaatttattattttatattttctttatctcaGGAGGGAATTTATCTTATCATATGTATTTGGATTAGTTTAGACTACTTTCATGGATTAGTAGTTTGAGTTAAGCTAGGATTAGTTTTCATTGATGTTATCTTATCTCtttatttcctaaaagctctataATAGCTCCAAATGGTTTATTTTTAGTCAGACTATTTTGactaataaaatttcatttgtgaaaagtgtgtttttgtttggtggTGATTCCAAACAACCGTGGGACTGTtctaggtggtgaagcctaGGCTGTCCTACATCACttgtacttattaaaaaagTACATACTACCATCGTATATAAAAAAGCATGTACCAAATACtatatttaataatatacaCATTGGATTACTGTAGCCATATATATGCCTAATTAATTtgtaattcatttttaaatgttacatttttttaatataaatatgatTACAATTGCTATATACGTATTCAATATAATTGATTTAACTAAGGTTCTTGAAACAAATCATTCACCCTAAGTTGgcatttcaaaataatttggGTATTGATACTTTCTCATTTgcttattattttcatttacaaGAAATTCCGGACTTAATGTTATCACTTTAAATAAACTACATtattatttgttcaattttgttaaactgaacaaatattaaaactaaagttataaatttacgaaattgaaataaataaaaacaacatgCATAGCACAGGTCACAAGCTAATCAGACTTATGAGTAATCAGTCCTCAAAATCTTTCCATGTTTTAGAGGAGAAAAATTAAGCAAAGCATATTTCATCCTAAACATGGTTTCTCCATGCTACTGAAGTTCTACTGGTTGTGCTTCTGGAAGATTTTTGTGCTCCTGTTTAACTTCCATACTAATAAGATCAATTTTGCAGGTCATGAGTTTTTTTGCAACAGCTCCACATGAAAAGGAAAAGcttcaatatttttcttcacCTGAAGGAAGAGATGATCTATATCAATACAATCAGAAGGAACGAAGAAGTGTTCTTGAGGTGATGTCAAATTAGTGGATTCCACTCTTCCCTCCTTTGTTACTTGATAAACATTTTCTGTGTTGCATGATGGTATTGTGTTGTTGCGTTGTctttcttttataattaaaggaatcaaatttgggAGCACTGAACATTCTACACCTGCAGTCCCATGTAGATGTGATACAATTGGTGCTTTCTCGTGTAACAGATTGTCATCTTATTACAATttaatttactctttttttttctttttttcttttcttacatgCTCCACGTGAGATTAGTGATTTTATTTTCCTAATATAGGTATTAGAGGACTTCCCGTCTGTCCAAATGCCGTTTGAATGGCTGGTGCAGTTGGTTCCACCGTTAAAAACCAGGGCTTTCTCCATATCTTCATCCCCTTTAGCTCATTCCAATCAAGTGCACTTAACTGTCAGTGTAGTGTCAtggatgacacctttcaaaAGGAAGCGAAGTGGTTTGTGCTCAACATGGCTAGCCAAACTTGATCCTGAACAAAGTATGGCATAAATGAAACTACCAAAgtacattttgagtttaagcaACCATGTATTACCTGTTAACATACTTTCTGTCATGAACAGGCATTTATATTCCAGCATGGTTTCAGAAAGGTGCcctttctcctccaccaccatcACTTCCACTAATTCTTATTGGACCTGGAACTGGTTGTGCACCCTTTCGTGGATTCGTGGAGGAAAGAGCGATTCAAAATGAATCCAGTGCAACTGCTCCAGTTCTATTCTTCTTTGGTTGCCGAAATGAGGATGGTGACTTCCTATACAGAGATTTTTGGTTGTCGCATTCCCAAAATGGTGGGGTGCTTTCAGAAGCTAAAGGTGGAGGTTTATTTGTCGCTTTCTCAAGAGACCAGCCACAGAAGGTTTATGTGCAGCATAAGGTGCAGGAAAACAGTCGGAAGATTTGGAATTTGCTGACTGTGGGGGCTGCCATCTACGTTGCAGGTTCATCTACAAAAATGCCCTCTGATGTATTGTTGGCCTTTGAGGATATCGTATCAAAGGAAGGTGGGCTTCCAAGGGAATCTGCTGTGAGGTGGCTTAGGACTCTGGAAAAGGCTGGCAGGTACCATGTTGAAGCTTGGTCTTGATCCCTGCTTTAATTCTTCATGTTATGGGAAGACCAAACAACAGTTTTGCAGTTTGAGCGTTGTAGATTGAATATAGTCTATGAAACTctaaattgatttatttgacTAGTTTATACTCCGAGCAGTTTAGGTAGAGGAGATTGGGTCCTCAATACAGCATATGTAACAGCTGTATGATATTGTACAATGGCGTAAATTGCTTCCATAAGTGTGAATTATATTTCCATTAATCATTATATTTCCATTAATCAGTGTGTtgtcaataaaaaatagagaatacTGAGGTCAAGTGTACCTTCGCATGTAACTTGGCTAGATAAACGTGAAGATTTAActtaaattatactttttttcaataggatttggatttgctacaaACCAAGTTGCAGCAATTCCTGCAAAAATGCACACATGTCAATGCCTCAGATAGACACTTGTCTAAGCTTACATTTAAATGAATACTTCTATGTCAAGATTGAATTTTTCACCAAATGGCCACTTGACATGTGTGCATTTTGCAGGAGTTGCTGCAACTTAGTTTGCAGCAAATCCTTGCGCTTTTCAATATCCTAGTTAATCTGCGGAGAAaacaatgttttatttttattttatcttagtGAAGTAGATTTTCATTTAGTACCCTAggaaaatctctctctctctctctctctaaatactAAACTGAACAAAAACTAGAAGGAATTAAGTAGAAATGAATATAATAATTGGTAGTGGCACTCTAAGCTTTTTTCTCAGTGTTGCATCTAAAGCTTATTTCTCAGTACTGCATCGATGATGGAAATTGATATGGAATATTTTGAGCAAGAATTTTTCTAACTCATCTTGTCCTTCGAGATGGAAATGCCCTTCGGGTTTGAGGTCTCCTTTGGGATAAAAGGACCTGTTGAGTTGGAGGTCTCCTTTGGGTTTTGATAACAACGTTACAACTCTGCACCCTTCACCTACATTCGTCATCAGGTATGAAACCACCCGTCCCAGTATTGACAGAGGAGTACACTTAGTCCTACACCATTTATGTGTTCTCCACTCATGCCTCTCTACATGGAAAGAACTTGCACACTACATGCAAAGATCCTTCTTCATATTCTTATCCTCCCAATATGGAAAGTGAGGTCCTAAGATCTCGGAACATTAACTTCATATCTTCCCTACAAGAAAAGGCCCTACAATCATGAGATCTTGGTCAgctctacaccactatataagcaccaAGTCTCCTCTTCTTCAACGTACGTAAAATTTCCTAGTTTTTGCACTTTTGAGTTATTGGAGATTCTTCTATCACTAACTTAATCTTTAGAGGGTCTTTGGCTGGCACTTCATCGGTGCTCTCTATAGGtccttcatctttttcttcttcaggtACTTCAATCGCCACGCGTGTGGACAATCAACTCACTAACGATTTTTGTACATCATCAAAAACCGTCATCAAAAGTTAGGCATTCTAAATCTCCAAAATGTGGTGGTGGTTTGAGATTTTGATCTCAACTGCTCTATGCAAAGAACCTTTTGAAATCGTTTTCGTTTTTTGATGAACACCACTAGTACCCTaggcatctctctctctctctctctctctctctctctctccgtacTTATAAAACTGAACAGCAGAATATTGAAGGAATTGTTAAACAGGAATGAAACAATTGGTAGCGACACTCTAAGCTAATATGTTCCACAACCTTCAATTTTTAGTCTtatgttttcaaatttgaattgcGGCTATGCCCTTGTTAACTCTATTTACTTATCCAGTATGATAGCGAAATGGTTTGAAAGAGGTTTATAAAGCAACATCTACTTTAAATTGTAAAAGTGCTCTTCCCAACCTGGTCTAGTGAGGTAAGGAAATTTTCTAGTTTAGACATTGATGAAGGGtcattctcaaatctcaattaAGCAAGTTAAAGCAccatttttaatgataaaatccAATATATTGTCATATGAGTTGAATTAGGAGAAATCCCACATCGTCCTTCTTGTTCTTGATATCTCCGGTCTTTCACTTGGAAATCGAATAATGTTAAACTCCCCCTACCTCAATGCACCAAGGAAATCCTTACCAACTCTTCCCATAACCACCAATTTGTGcgtctctaaaaaaaaaaaaaaaaaaaaaatccacgttAGGAATATACACTCCAGAAATAGcccatttgaatttattaatgACAAATCTAAGCCTCAATTATGTTctgattttttcaacaaatcttTTCTTAAGCAACATAATTCCTCTTGATGCTTCCAAAGAAACACAATGaaacaaatttgtaatattatATCCTTAAATATTTCTAATAACGCTTTTATACATGAACTCTCCATTTTATGCTATGAGCGaaaaaaagttgtattaaaaaatgtaggacaaaagaaaatcaacttTGGCAAAACagaaaacacaacacaaattttaacttataagcACCATTTTATGCTATGTTTGTTTTCCTTCACCTgctttctttctaattttttttttcttctcaaaaaacaagCCTATAAGCTCTATCTTGTCTCTTGTTCCTCTGTCTCTTTACTCTCTTGTCCTTGGTCCCTCTCTCTCCACGAATCCACCACTGACATTCACAGTTTGCCTACACAACTGCCTCTAAATCAATGACCAACCCAGGTTCCCCACCATTTCCACCACCCATCTTGGAGTTGATGATGATAATGGTGGAGGATTTAAAGCTTTTAGTGGAAATGCATATGGATTTCTGGAGGTTTTGGGTATTGGATAATGACAATAGTGGCTACAGTGGTTT
This genomic stretch from Castanea sativa cultivar Marrone di Chiusa Pesio chromosome 1, ASM4071231v1 harbors:
- the LOC142616182 gene encoding NADPH-dependent diflavin oxidoreductase 1 isoform X4, translated to MRWMRLSVWLEKPSAEVAQLCSFPSTNTTLPGRYTRFHEGLLEVSSATKFNLFLRSLTKDFQTLGQWLLLKKVWEMTSIPQDLKWIEMQIERARSMSPGKFTHDKTTPNCFLKLIQNQQLTRTECGKDVRHFEFEIVSSTIEYKVGDILEVLPSQNQAAVDSFIQRCNLDPDAFITVHPKEMNNHLLHTRTSANVLIKLKTFVELTMDVASAPPRRYFFEVMSFFATAPHEKEKLQYFSSPEGRDDLYQYNQKERRSVLEVLEDFPSVQMPFEWLVQLVPPLKTRAFSISSSPLAHSNQVHLTVSVVSWMTPFKRKRSGLCSTWLAKLDPEQSIYIPAWFQKGALSPPPPSLPLILIGPGTGCAPFRGFVEERAIQNESSATAPVLFFFGCRNEDGDFLYRDFWLSHSQNGGVLSEAKGGGLFVAFSRDQPQKVYVQHKVQENSRKIWNLLTVGAAIYVAGSSTKMPSDVLLAFEDIVSKEGGLPRESAVRWLRTLEKAGRYHVEAWS
- the LOC142616182 gene encoding NADPH-dependent diflavin oxidoreductase 1 isoform X5, with protein sequence MAIVEKGLGDDQHPSGYEAALDPWMSSLWSMLNQINDKFFPQGPDFLIPDMKLIDQPKIHITYHSVDKVDSQSSPNSDLKWIEMQIERARSMSPGKFTHDKTTPNCFLKLIQNQQLTRTECGKDVRHFEFEIVSSTIEYKVGDILEVLPSQNQAAVDSFIQRCNLDPDAFITVHPKEMNNHLLHTRTSANVLIKLKTFVELTMDVASAPPRRYFFEVMSFFATAPHEKEKLQYFSSPEGRDDLYQYNQKERRSVLEVLEDFPSVQMPFEWLVQLVPPLKTRAFSISSSPLAHSNQVHLTVSVVSWMTPFKRKRSGLCSTWLAKLDPEQSIYIPAWFQKGALSPPPPSLPLILIGPGTGCAPFRGFVEERAIQNESSATAPVLFFFGCRNEDGDFLYRDFWLSHSQNGGVLSEAKGGGLFVAFSRDQPQKVYVQHKVQENSRKIWNLLTVGAAIYVAGSSTKMPSDVLLAFEDIVSKEGGLPRESAVRWLRTLEKAGRYHVEAWS
- the LOC142616182 gene encoding NADPH-dependent diflavin oxidoreductase 1 isoform X6; the protein is MLCLVWVILVIRNIILFLRSLTKDFQTLGQWLLLKKVWEMTSIPQDLKWIEMQIERARSMSPGKFTHDKTTPNCFLKLIQNQQLTRTECGKDVRHFEFEIVSSTIEYKVGDILEVLPSQNQAAVDSFIQRCNLDPDAFITVHPKEMNNHLLHTRTSANVLIKLKTFVELTMDVASAPPRRYFFEVMSFFATAPHEKEKLQYFSSPEGRDDLYQYNQKERRSVLEVLEDFPSVQMPFEWLVQLVPPLKTRAFSISSSPLAHSNQVHLTVSVVSWMTPFKRKRSGLCSTWLAKLDPEQSIYIPAWFQKGALSPPPPSLPLILIGPGTGCAPFRGFVEERAIQNESSATAPVLFFFGCRNEDGDFLYRDFWLSHSQNGGVLSEAKGGGLFVAFSRDQPQKVYVQHKVQENSRKIWNLLTVGAAIYVAGSSTKMPSDVLLAFEDIVSKEGGLPRESAVRWLRTLEKAGRYHVEAWS
- the LOC142616182 gene encoding NADPH-dependent diflavin oxidoreductase 1 isoform X7; protein product: MTSIPQDLKWIEMQIERARSMSPGKFTHDKTTPNCFLKLIQNQQLTRTECGKDVRHFEFEIVSSTIEYKVGDILEVLPSQNQAAVDSFIQRCNLDPDAFITVHPKEMNNHLLHTRTSANVLIKLKTFVELTMDVASAPPRRYFFEVMSFFATAPHEKEKLQYFSSPEGRDDLYQYNQKERRSVLEVLEDFPSVQMPFEWLVQLVPPLKTRAFSISSSPLAHSNQVHLTVSVVSWMTPFKRKRSGLCSTWLAKLDPEQSIYIPAWFQKGALSPPPPSLPLILIGPGTGCAPFRGFVEERAIQNESSATAPVLFFFGCRNEDGDFLYRDFWLSHSQNGGVLSEAKGGGLFVAFSRDQPQKVYVQHKVQENSRKIWNLLTVGAAIYVAGSSTKMPSDVLLAFEDIVSKEGGLPRESAVRWLRTLEKAGRYHVEAWS
- the LOC142616182 gene encoding NADPH-dependent diflavin oxidoreductase 1 isoform X3, whose protein sequence is MKVFWKFLLQRNLSKHWLEGVRYAVFGLGDSGYQKYNFVSKKLDKRLSDLGAMAIVEKGLGDDQHPSGYEAALDPWMSSLWSMLNQINDKFFPQGPDFLIPDMKLIDQPKIHITYHSVDKVDSQSSPNSDLKWIEMQIERARSMSPGKFTHDKTTPNCFLKLIQNQQLTRTECGKDVRHFEFEIVSSTIEYKVGDILEVLPSQNQAAVDSFIQRCNLDPDAFITVHPKEMNNHLLHTRTSANVLIKLKTFVELTMDVASAPPRRYFFEVMSFFATAPHEKEKLQYFSSPEGRDDLYQYNQKERRSVLEVLEDFPSVQMPFEWLVQLVPPLKTRAFSISSSPLAHSNQVHLTVSVVSWMTPFKRKRSGLCSTWLAKLDPEQSIYIPAWFQKGALSPPPPSLPLILIGPGTGCAPFRGFVEERAIQNESSATAPVLFFFGCRNEDGDFLYRDFWLSHSQNGGVLSEAKGGGLFVAFSRDQPQKVYVQHKVQENSRKIWNLLTVGAAIYVAGSSTKMPSDVLLAFEDIVSKEGGLPRESAVRWLRTLEKAGRYHVEAWS